In the genome of Fischerella sp. PCC 9605, the window GGCTGGGCATTTTATTACTGGTAGAGGCCTTAATCAACTCATCTACCTATCGGGCGCAGCCTAGCTGCCAACAGCGCGATCGCTGCAACACAACCAAAACTTTCACCGAACAAGGGAACTCTTAACGGGGAACTCTTAACAGGGTTGGTTAGTAAAAAAACTTTAGTTGTGGGTATGAAGCCCACTTTAAACAAAGAATTGTTTTGAGAAGCGAAGCCGGAAAAACAAGGCGTCCTTTTTTCAATCTCATTCTTTTAAGGATGAGTTCCCAGATGAGCTGTTCCCTCTTAAGAGTTCCCTTTGAATACTATAGCTGTTGCCAGGTAGATTAGGACATCATCTGATCATAAAACCCTGACACCAAGGGATTTTTAAGCCTGTTAAGAGTTCCCTGCTATAACCGTCATTAAAGCGGCTTAACAACGAGCGATCGAGCCAACGCTTGATTCCTCTTATGATAGAGGCTACGGAATTGGGAGCACCCTTAACAGGACTCACAATATTAGAGCCACAAGTCTTACAAACAGCAGTAGGGGGCGCAAATAATGCACATATAGGGCTGCACCAAGCTATTGACTAGCTCAAACATGCCGGGCTTCTGTGAAACTTTCAGCCACTGCACCGCACGACTCAAACGCAGTGAAGCGCAAACGTTCTACTTTTCTTCCTCCCGCTCCCTTCCCCCTTGCACCCTGCTAAGAGCTCCCCTGCTTCTTCAAGCCCTGCCCCCTGCTAAGAGCTCCCCTGCCTCTTCAAGTGTCCTGCCTCAAAAAACCAGAGTCCGCAACAGGCGTGCGATCGCGCATTCTAATGGCAGCACCCCGTTAGACCTATGCAGTCAATGGTATGACCATAACTCTAATAATTATCGGAATATTCTTATCCATCCAGCCCCAAATTTGATCTGGAATGCGTTATCAAATTTTCAACTATAAATCCGCCTCTCAACTATCAACATTAAGCCTTTCAATTTCCCATCCTCTGTAAAACTTTGGCTAGTGCGACATTTATTATCGTTATTCACAAGATTAATCATTTCCGTTGCCAATAATTTACCCGTTGCTTTATTCCAGATATTAAAAATGATGATGTTATCTCCATGTTCCCGTGCAATCGCGGTGAAATTTGTCCACGCAGGAACATCTACTGCTGCTATTTCTATTTCATCATCACTAATTACCTTACCAACAAAACTGTTAGTGACAGTTCTACCATCAGCATAATGGTAAGTATTGGTTTGTACCCATTGATTGTCAACTATATCTTGTCTAATTTCAGCTTCAAAACGTTCTGTTTGTTGACCTGTCTGCGGTGGGTCTGAGTTTCTGGCAAAGGCAGGACTGCTCTACGGCTATCGCGCCGCAACACACTGGGCGGCACGCCAACAGTTAGCTGGGTTGGGTGTTGAGGTTGGAACGGAGCGAGTCGTGATTGACCGCAATCGGATGACAGGTGGAGGGGTGACAGCAGGTATTGATTTTGGTCTAGTGCTTGCCAAAGCCCTCTACGGCGAAAAAACTGCCAAAATCATTCAACTACTAATGGAGTACGATCCCGCTCCGCCATTCGATGTCGGTTCACCCGAAAAAGCCGGATCTGAGTTGGTCAATGAGGCGATTGCCTATGCAATGGGGACGATGGGTTTAGAAGTAAAATAGGCAACTCGCCATGACTACAACTTCAGAAATCGATCGCGATCGCAGGTCTCCTGATTGGCTAGGGATCTGTTTTTATGGAACTGCAATCGTCTTTAACCTTTGCTTGGTTGTTCAGGTGATAACCTGGTCTTTGTGTTTCTATGGCTCGCACTGCCGCTATAATACGAGAGGTTAAACCGACAGGATCTTTAATCTCAACCATTATTCTTTTTTACTAAAACGTAATTTGATATAAAAAGTAGTCTAAAATCATATCCCCTACCACCATCTCAAGTTGTAGAGAGTTGCACCAAAAAACTATGGAGCGATGGCAATCTTGTGAGTGGCGATCGCCCTTAAGCAACCTGACTTGACTACAAGCCTTAAAAAAACTCTGCTCGTCAATGCAGGAGTGTTGTACCTTTTTGCGCTTCTGAGTACCTTTCGATTTTGGCAGCAAGCTGTTCTCAACAGTCAGAGTAGATGTAGCGAGCAACCCGCTTGGAGACAGAAACTGAGTGCGTTCGCACCTTGCCTGATCGTTGCCGTGACACTTTTTTCGTTCATCTTTACTGTGCTGACATCTCACTGCACAACTGATGTAATCGCACAAGCAGTCAATTATGCTCGGCGACATGCCACCAAGCCTGCCTTTCAAGCCAAGATTGCTTCAGAACAAGGCTCACAAAGAAATCTCACCTCTAATACCGTTTCACAAAAATCTTGATACACGTTGGATTTAATGTAGGGGCGTACGACGGGCAACAGTGCTCTAGCCCGCTCAAGCGTAGTGCGCTCCGCGTAGGGAGATAAATTTAAAATAAATATATCAATCATAAAAGGGGATAAAAATGACAAATGATTTCAAAAAAGAAGCTTCAGGAAAACAACAAACCTCTGTTACCAAGCGCCAAACTTTTTGGGAGGAATATGGCGGCGCACCTTTTGCCTTTATTATGAGGAATCCCAGGATAACGCCCGTCGCCCTGCTTATTTTGGCCATAGCACCGTTGGTGATTACTGCTGTTGTTCTAGTGCTGCTTTGGCTTTGGCAGTAGGTAAAAAATATCCATTCAACATTTGTAGAACTTACGCATTGACAAATTAGACAAACAATGGAGTGAAGAAAATTAGGAAATATCACAAGTTTCATTGATGTTTTCACATCGAAATTGCTTCTTCAACCAATCAGGTGTAGTGGTGTGCTCGCGCTCCCCTATAACTGGGAGATAGCCAACGCCAAGAGCTTTCACTGTCGGTTCAAGAGCGCTCGCGCCCCCCAACACCCCACAACAAAGCCAGCAGCAGCCGGCTCAGATCCCAAGGGTGCGATCGCCCACAGCGATCGCTCAATACGGTTCACCAGCCGCTTAAAGAAACCTTTGGAAACAGTGGTAGTAGTTTGAGAAGGCGATTAGCACATTAGTCTCAAGGCAGATTTTGGTTTGATTGGCTCCACACGCCAACCTTTGATGCGAGTGCTATCTTCTGCGCCTCCTCAAAAGCCAGGTGATTTGGGCAGTCCACCCCTGATTTTTGATAGTAAGCCAAGCCAGTTTTGAGCATTTCCTCTTGAAAGCTGATCTCAGGCTCTCCCTTACCATAGGCCATCACCTCTGCAACGGTGTGTTCGTCGTTGTCTTTTTCCACTGGAATGATCATCACTTGATTACTGGCAGCCGCAATCAGCGATCGCAGTTTTTCTCTGGCTGCATTGCTCAATGCTTATCCTAGCCACAATAGAAAACAGACACAGAATTTAGTCAAACCAAAAAACGCAAATATGAAAGGGGATGCCATACATCATAGCTGGCACCTCCAGTGTATTCTATTCGCGCTTACTCTACTCATCGATTCCAACTTCTGATGCTGCTCGATGCAGCATAGATTTTTGGCGATTTTGCTGTTTTTGGCGGCTTTGGCTCATTAATAAACGAGCTTGTGCATTTACCGACCGAGATTTTTGATTGTATTGAATGCCAACAGTATTGAATTTCATGTTCGCCTCTTTTTTGTTTATCGGTGTTAAATGAGGCGCGTTCCTTCGAGAAGTTTGTCTCTACTTCCGTCTGTTTTTATTCACAGATGAACGATTTATCCTTACATCTATACTTATATCCTACAGAATAATTTTTGTCACTACCCAAACATCCGTACTTTGACTGTAGAGATTTCTTCAAAGCTTGTACAATTACTTCTTACGCTGATGCGATTGCTCTCTATAAAACACTTTGCCTACAAACTCACAGATTTGTTGTGCTTTTACCCTCTAGGAGCACATGAGGGGCGATCGCTCTCCATTCTTAAAGTTGGCTTACTCGCAAGGGCGATCGCGTACCGAAAATACTGTTCGCGCTCAGAAAATATCCTACATAATGGGCATTGCCAGTGCTGAGCCAGTGCTGAGCGCGTATTGTCGTCAACTTTAGAAATCAAACTGATATTCACAATTAGGATATGGAACTTCTAAACCTGGAATAAATGGCAATAGTGCTTTATACCTGTTTTGTGTCATTCTCAGATCGTAGAAATTAGCTGTATATTCAATAAGTTCATTGATTCCATGAGTGTGGTGGCACAGCGCAAAGCTTTGCGCTGTGCTAGGCTTCGCCCCTTTTTGTAAACACTGACGCAGTGCTGCTTCATTCGCTTTTCTCAAGTCAACAAATTTACCAAATTCTTCACGTACCAACTTAACCAGATTCTTGAGTTGGGCTTTGGATGCATTGCCTAAATCTGTGGTGCGGATGACATCTGCATCAAGACCAACCCAACCGATTAGACGGCAGTAAAAGGGAACGGGCACAGCGCTTAACTCACGGACAGTGACAGCGGGCAGGTGGGGGCACCCATCCCCCACCAACGCCTACCCTTCGGGTTCGCCACTTCCCCCTATAGGCAGAAGCCCTTACGGGTTCACCAGTCGCTCATGGGGGAAACCACGGCAGGTGCTTTATGCCGGGGAACCCGTCCACCGCACTGCCTCCCCAAGACCGCGTTCCTCACCAAGACGGGGAGTGGTCTCACCACCAATTGGTGGGGGTAAAAGATAAAGAACGTAGTTTGTAAATTATTATATAATTCTTAAGTAAATGCCTATCATTTCACTTAATATTTTAAATTCCTGGCAATCGCCTTTAGAGGCATAAATTTTAATCATTCCTATTACAGCATCTCGAAAGTTAAATTCATTAATTGGGTAGAAGGCTTTTTCTAATTGCTCCCAACTTACACCTTTTAAATATTCATCATCTGTTGGTGGTTCCGGGCGATCGCTTTGACTATATTTTTCCTCTAAGAACTGCAATACTACTTTTTCAATTGCAGATTCTATTATTTCTTGCTCCCCTTCACAAAGCCAATGTCCCCAGTGTTCAAAAGTTGTGATAGCAGATTTTGCAGCAGCTTTCGCCGCCATTTTTCTTTGTTCTTCAGGTGGCACGTTCATACTCAATTTTTCGCTAGCAAATTTGTCACTCCAAGGAAATTTTTTACTACTCATAATTTCATTTTCTTTCTGGAATAGACAGAGACATCACAGCACGGCGCTTTCTCTCCTCCCCTCGGCTCTCAAGGTGCGATCGGGAGGAACGACCTGTTTTCTCAACAGACTGGTACTCGCCAAGAGTGTAATCTCTTGAAACATGAATTAGCAATGAACCTCGATACTCAGTTTTCCAGGAACGATTTTCAACATCCTTCCCGGCATGAAATATCGCCCAAGCCCACGGAGCTTTAAGTGAAATTGCCTTCATATTTTAATTTGAGTTAATATGCAGTCTAAAAGTGAGATTTATAGGAACGCCGCAATCTTTTGACTTAGGCAATTGATGCCTCCAATTCTCGTAAAAGGGAACATCGCTCAAATTCCGGGAGCATCTAAATGGTGTTGCCCGTTCTTCCTGACTCCCGCAGGGAGTTCATTGATGAACTCCCTGCGTGAGCTACTGCGAGTGAATCGTAAATCCGATCAAGCTCCTCACCAGACAAATCACTTGATAAAATCGTGCGAAAGATTACATTCAAAATCAATCAGGCGCGCGATCAATAAATTAGGGGTTCGATGCCCCTAATTTATCCCGGTTATCCATCTCCACCGGATGGGGAATTCCGCCGAACCAGTTAAAACTGAGTCTGAACTTTTTTCCACTCGTTTACTTTTTCTTCATATTCTTTCCATGCTGCGGATCTTTCCTCCTTCTTGCTTTCATCATATATGGCCCGTTCATACGCTTGTTCATACCTCCCATAAGCTTGGGAGACTTCTTTCTCAGTATTCATTTCTTCTTTGCTTCTGGTTCTGTTCATTATTTTGCTCCTTGGTTGACGCCCTTCATATTTACCAATATATACCCAGTCTATATACTTTGTCTAGACCAAAACCATAGATATATATACCAAATATAGACTAGATGATAGGGGATCTCCAAAAAATAAAAGCAAGCGCCGTATTAAATATATTTTGGCGACTCCCAAGGATGAACGGCGCTTTCGCAAAGCGGGCGCGCTTCGACGGCTGGGCATTTTATTACTTGGAAAGGCCTAGAGAGAACTATATAGACGCATATATATACCTCATGCTAGATTGTGAACAGTACAGTCTCCTCCTTTTCTAAAAAAAGGCGGAGCCTAGCACAGCACCTTTAGGGTGCTGTGCTACCACAGTTAGAAATTTGTTGGCAAGGCGCAATAATCCATAAAGGCTCCGCCTTTTTTTAGAACACGTTTATCGAAGGTACAGATTAGGTATAGATATGCCTCAAACACTAGCCACTTTCAAAATTGAAGACCAACAGTGGAACGCATTTAAGCAAGCTACAAAAGCAGATAATTCTAACGCTTCCGAGACAATCAAGGCCTTTATCCAATGGTATTTGTCTGGAAACAGATTAAATGCTGAGGTGAATGTATCTGAGATTGATATAGACCAGCGTATAGAATCGCGCCTCATACCATTAATCAATCGCATCGCAGAACTTGAGGGAAAGTTGCCAGCCTGACAGCCCCAACTGTCGGGCAACAGGACTTGGAAGCTATCAAAAATCGCATTCTCACCAACTGGCGTGTGGCGAAACGAGCAGAAACTAAGGAGCGCATCGCCCTAGCACTTGACACTTTCATTGATGAACTAGCGAACTTTCCCCTAAGCCCCCAAGCTTCTGATGTAGGCATAAGAGCCATAAGATTGCTTGTGGATTTAGCTTGTGCTGATTTCGAGCAACACAAAACCGAAAACCGCTTTTTTGAAGATTTAAACCGGATTCTGCGATTATGTGGCTACCGATTGCTTAGGGCTGAGAATGACAGATACCAAGTGGTCGATGCCGAAAAATGGGATTTGACCA includes:
- a CDS encoding ASCH domain-containing protein, with product MKAISLKAPWAWAIFHAGKDVENRSWKTEYRGSLLIHVSRDYTLGEYQSVEKTGRSSRSHLESRGEERKRRAVMSLSIPERK
- a CDS encoding thermonuclease family protein, which translates into the protein MSNAAREKLRSLIAAASNQVMIIPVEKDNDEHTVAEVMAYGKGEPEISFQEEMLKTGLAYYQKSGVDCPNHLAFEEAQKIALASKVGVWSQSNQNLP